One window of Trifolium pratense cultivar HEN17-A07 linkage group LG5, ARS_RC_1.1, whole genome shotgun sequence genomic DNA carries:
- the LOC123885997 gene encoding agamous-like MADS-box protein AGL62 — protein MAFEGNNAAKKENTRKRRIDEIKKADFSKRKLGLFNKVTELSILCKAKTALIVRSSNNDLDACGYPNCDAVVQQFLTGKVITEDYDKKKKEEVVEIQRLEYETIVDKLMELKEEEKNLEAINDEAEKSGYGIPDWWNGSIDDMSLESLEEFKSSLQKLKLNLRLNLDAKKLM, from the coding sequence ATGGCTTTTGAGGGGAACAACGctgcaaaaaaagaaaacacacgAAAGAGAAGGATTGATGAAATCAAGAAAGCTGACTTTTCAAAACGCAAACTCGGGCTCTTCAACAAAGTAACAGAGCTCTCTATCTTATGCAAAGCAAAAACTGCACTCATCGTCAGATCGTCCAACAACGATCTGGATGCATGTGGCTATCCCAATTGTGACGCTGTTGTTCAACAGTTTCTAACCGGAAAGGTCATCACGGAGGACTAtgacaaaaagaagaaagaggAGGTTGTGGAAATCCAAAGGCTTGAATATGAGACAATTGTAGATAAACTTATGGAACTCAAGGAAGAGGAGAAAAATTTGGAAGCTATCAATGATGAGGCAGAGAAGAGTGGTTATGGTATTCCTGATTGGTGGAATGGTTCTATTGATGATATGAGTTTAGAATCTCTTGAGGAATTTAAAAGTTCTTTGCAAAAATTGAAGCTTAATTTGAGACTTAATTTAGATGCAAAGAAGTTAATGTAG